In Bos indicus x Bos taurus breed Angus x Brahman F1 hybrid chromosome 21, Bos_hybrid_MaternalHap_v2.0, whole genome shotgun sequence, one DNA window encodes the following:
- the SERPINA5 gene encoding plasma serine protease inhibitor, producing the protein MRLCLFLCLVLLGPRMATLRRSQKKKIQEVPPAVTTAPPGSRDFVFDLYRALAAAAPAQNIFFSPLSITVSLAMLSLGAQSNTKAQILEGLGIGPGEGSEEELHSASQRLLRELQQPQDSLQLSLGNALFTKPRLPIQEAFLGAMRTLYLADTFPTNFEDPEGAKKKINDYVAKQTKGKIVDLIKSLDGTQVMVMVNYIFFKAKWETSFNLKSTHEQDFYVTPETVVRVPMMKQQDQFYYLLDRNLSCKVVGVPYQGNATAFFILPREGEMEQVENGLKEKTLKKWLRMPMKRRLELYLPKFSIEGSYQLEEVLPKLGIRDIFTSDADLTGISNHSSIRVSEMVHKAVVEVDESGTQAAAATGMVITFKSARLGSQRIVFNRPFLVLIVKNSKHILFLGKVTRP; encoded by the exons ATGCGTCTCTGTCTCTTCCTGTGCCTGGTGCTCCTCGGGCCGCGGATGGCCACCCTCCGGCGCtcccaaaagaagaaaatccaggAGGTGCCGCCAGCGGTTACCACGGCGCCGCCAGGCAGCAGGGACTTTGTCTTCGACCTCTACAGGGCCTTGGCCGCAGCCGCCCCCGCTCAGAACATCTTCTTCTCCCCTCTGAGCATCACCGTGAGCCTGGCCATGCTCTCCCTGGGTGCTCAATCCAACACGAAGGCGCAGATCCTGGAAGGCCTGGGCATCGGCCCGGGGGAAGGCTCGGAGGAGGAGCTCCACAGCGCCTCCCAGAGGCTGCTGCGCGAGCTCCAGCAGCCCCAAGACAGCCTCCAGCTGAGCCTGGGCAACGCCCTGTTCACCAAGCCCAGGTTGCCCATCCAGGAGGCCTTCCTGGGTGCCATGAGGACTCTGTACCTGGCAGACACTTTCCCCACGAACTTTGAGGACCCCGAAGGGGCCAAGAAGAAGATCAATGATTACGTGGCAAAGCAAACGAAAGGCAAGATTGTGGACTTGATAAAGAGCCTGGATGGCACCCAGGTCATGGTCATGGtgaattacattttctttaaag CTAAGTGGGAGACAAGCTTCAACCTCAAAAGCACCCACGAGCAGGACTTCTacgtgaccccagagacggtggTGCGGGTCCCCATGATGAAACAACAGGACCAGTTTTACTACCTCCTGGACCGAAACCTCTCCTGCAAGGTGGTGGGGGTCCCCTACCAAGGGAACGCCACTGCCTTCTTCATTCTCCCCCGCGAGGGGGAAATGGAGCAGGTGGAAAATGGCCTGAAGGAAAAAACACTCAAGAAGTGGCTCAGGATGCCCATGAAGAG GCGGCTTGAGCTTTATCTTCCCAAGTTCTCTATTGAGGGCTCCTATCAGCTGGAGGAAGTCCTCCCCAAGCTGGGGATCAGAGACATCTTCACCTCCGACGCCGACCTGACCGGCATCTCCAACCACTCCAGCATCCGGGTCTCTGAG ATGGTGCACAAAGCTGTGGTGGAGGTGGATGAGTCTGGAACCCAAGCGGCTGCAGCCACGGGGATGGTCATCACGTTCAAATCTGCCCGATTGGGCTCTCAAAGGATAGTCTTCAACAGGCCTTTTCTGGTGCTCATTGTGAAGAACAGCAAACACATCCTTTTCTTAGGCAAAGTGACTCGCCCTTGA
- the LOC113879927 gene encoding serpin A3-1 yields the protein MVIYPFQSEDRVLCCPRQCFTSLGGGLCRINRQQHPGNSSIRAGGGSGSTAHIPLSQADMRAERTSFLLALGLLVAGIRSVHCLPENVVVKDQHRRVDGHTLASSNTDFAFSLYKQLALKNPNKNVILSPLSVSIALAFLSLGARGSTLTEILEGLKFNLTEIQEKEIHHSFQHLLQALNQPSNQLQLSVGNAMFVQEELKLLDKFIEDAQVLYSSEAFPTNFRDSEAARSLINDYVKNKTQGKIEELFKYLSPRTELVLVNYIYFKAQWKTPFDPKHTEQAEFHVSDNKTVEVPMMTLDLETPYFRDEELGCTLVELTYTSNDSALFILPDEGKMRDLEAKLTPETLTRWRNSLQPRRIHELYLPKFSIKSNYELNDILSQLGIRKIFANADLSGITGTADLVVSQVVHGAALDVDEEGTEGAAATGISMERTILRIIVRVNRPFLIAIVLKDTQSIIFLGKVTNPSEA from the exons ATGGTCATCTACCCATTCCAGTCAGAGGACAGAGTCCTGTGTTGTCCCCGCCAATGTTTCACAAGCCTGGGAGGAGGGCTTTGCAGGATAAATAGGCAGCAGCACCCGGGAAACTCCAGCATCCGGGCAGGCGGCGGCTCTGGATCCACTGCCCACATCCCACTCTCGCAGGCAG ACATGAGGGCAGAGAGAACTTCCTTCCTCCTGGCCCTGGGGCTCCTGGTGGCTGGGATCCGCAGTGTCCACTGCCTCCCAGAGAATGTGGTGGTGAAGGACCAGCACAGAAGGGTGGATGGCCACACGTTAGCCTCCAGCAACACCGACTTCGCCTTCAGCCTCTACAAGCAGTTGGCTTTGAAGAACCCCAATAAGAATGTCATCTTATCCCCGCTGAGTGTCTCCATAGCCTTGGCCTTCCTGTCTCTGGGGGCCCGTGGCTCCACCCTGACAGAGATCCTGGAAGGTCTCAAGTTCAACCTCACAGAGATCCAGGAGAAAGAAATACACCATAGCTTTCAGCACCTCCTGCAGGCGCTCAATCAACCCAGCAACCAGCTGCAGCTGAGCGTGGGCAACGCCATGTTCGTGCAGGAGGAGCTGAAGCTGCTGGACAAGTTCATAGAAGATGCCCAGGTGCTGTACTCCTCTGAGGCCTTCCCGACCAACTTCAGGGATTCTGAAGCTGCCAGGAGTCTAATAAATGACTATGTGAAGAATAAAACCCAGGGGAAAATTGAAGAGCTGTTCAAGTACCTTTCCCCGAGAACAGAGTTGGTGCTAGTGAATTACATCTACTTTAAAG CCCAATGGAAGACCCCCTTTGACCCCAAACACACTGAGCAGGCAGAGTTCCACGTGAGCGACAACAAGACGGTGGAGGTGCCCATGATGACCCTTGACCTGGAAACCCCTTACTTCCGGGACGAGGAGCTGGGCTGCACGCTGGTGGAGCTCACGTACACCAGCAACGACAGCGCCCTCTTCATCCTCCCCGACGAGGGCAAAATGCGGGACCTGGAAGCCAAGCTGACCCCGGAGACGCTGACGAGGTGGCGAAACTCCCTGCAGCCCAG ACGAATACATGAACTCTACCTGCCAAAATTTTCCATCAAAAGCAACTATGAACTGAATGACATCCTCTCCCAGCTGGGCATTAGGAAAATATTTGCCAACGCTGACTTGTCAGGAATCACAGGGACCGCGGACCTGGTAGTCTCCCAG GTGGTCCACGGCGCTGCGCTGGACGTGGACGAGGAGGGCACGGAAGGAGCTGCTGCCACGGGAATCAGCATGGAAAGAACGATCTTGAGAATCATTGTGCGTGTCAACAGGCCCTTCCTGATTGCCATAGTTCTCAAAGACACccagagcatcatctttttgggGAAAGTCACCAACCCCAGTGAAGCCTAG